In Jaculus jaculus isolate mJacJac1 chromosome 2, mJacJac1.mat.Y.cur, whole genome shotgun sequence, the genomic window ATGAGCATAGCCTTCAGGATCCTCGGGAATGTGACAGAGCTTTTTGAGAGCCCTGTGGACCTCTCCTTGAGAAAGTCCaggatgaaattttattttcctcatgtGGTGGTATTGCTTTAGAAAATCTGCTGTGTGAAATAAATCACCCATAGATGGGGATTTgggagttttgagtgtcctcactgtATCACAATCTCtgaggctggttgtcaggcttcaATGTCTAGTTTTATAATATCTAAAAGATGAGTTAAAGTAAACCCTTACAAGTGATCTATGTTATTTAAATTGAATGGGTAACATTGAGTTGGTTAATTATTGAGAGCAGTTTATATTTCATGAAGGTGGCACTCTTCTATTTCAGAGTAGCCATCAGCCCCCCTTACAGCAATACAGGCTGAGACATTGAGAAACTGTCATCTATCtatgtttaaatttttcagtTATAATGGATGGAGACAAGAAAATACAGCTGAAGAGAGAACTTGGATATTTCTGGGGcacaaattttttaattattaatataattGGTGCAGGAATTTTTGTGTCCCCCAAAGGGGTGCTGGAGTACTCTTGCATGAATGTGGGgatctccttgtgtgtctgggctGCCTGTGCTCTACTATCCATGACCTCCACTCTTTGCTTTGCAGAGATAGGTATAACATTTCCATGCAGTGGAGCTCACTACTACTTTATCAAGAGATGCTTTGGCCCTTTAATTGCATTCCTGAGACTTTGGACCTCTGTGTTTCTGATCCCAGGAGTAATTGCCAGCCAAGCTCTACTGCCCGCAGAGTATTGTACCCATCCGTTTTACCCCAGCTGCACTGCCCCAAGTCTACCTAAGAAATGTCTGGCCCTGGCTATGTTATGGATCGTGGGAATTCTGAATCGCCGAGGTGTGAAAGAGGTGTCTGGGCTCCAGACAATGAGCACTGTGCTCAAAATATCCATTCTCAGCATAATTTCCTTAAGCGGAGTGGTCATGCtggtgagagggaaggagaatgtaGAGAGACTTCAGCATGCTTTTGATGGTGAGCTTCCAGATGTCTCCCAGATCACTGAAGCCATCTTCCAAGGATATTTAGCATTTTCGGGTGGAGAGTCTTTAACATTCATAGCAGGTAATTACAAAAccctgaggaaaaaaatgaaaccataGTTTGTTATGAACATCTTTTTATTGTATTTGGAGTCTTGTCTTAAATAAGTAATTCAATTATCTTCTACTTTAATTTTCTGCATTAGGATACAGCTACCTTGTACTTTTATCTATGCTTAATTCTCTCTTTCATATCAAAACTCTCATTTTATAGActaacttctcttttcagttttctttcctaTGACTATAAAAATggaatccctccagccctcgggaggcagaggtaggaggagtgctgtgagttcgaggccacactgagactacatagttaattccaggtcagcctcagctagagtgagaccctacctcaaaaaaccaagaaaaggggctggagagatggcttagcggttaagcgcttgcctgtgaagcctaaggaccccggttcgaggctcggttccccaggtcccacgttagccagatgcacaagggggcgcacgcgtctggagtttgtttgcagaggctggaagccctggcgcacccattctctctctccctctatctgtctttctctctgtgtctgtcactctcaaataaaaaaaaaaaaaagaaaaagaaaaaataatggaatCCCTGTGTTAATGTAGTTTCCTTTCTTGTTAATGTATCAGTGTTTAGATTGTAGAAATAAGCCCTCAGTTATAACTATAAATGATAGAACCATGGTTATATATGTATTAGAAGTGGGCTTTACAAACATAGgcacttaaatatatttttatgttttcttttatatatgaATGTAACATTAAAGGTTCATATAATAAATCAAATTTGGGTTGAGAATTTATCTCAGTGGTAGATGTCTTACCTATAATGCATGAGGGCCTTGGTTTCATTCCCAGTcccataaaaaggaaaagaataaaatataattgcaaaacaggctggagaggtggcttaatgacCAAGGTGTTTCCTGCGAAGTctgaggacccgtgttcaactccccagatcccaattaagtcagatgcacaagatgacacaagcatacaaggtcacacatgtgcataagatggtgcaCGCACATGAGtataatttcagtggctggaggccctggcatgccaattctctctcatgttctctccctcttaaagaaaagaaagaaggctggagagataacttagtaacTAAGGTACTTGatggcctatgaagccttaggactcatgtttaattctccaggtcccacataagccagatgcacaaagtagcaggtggtacatgcatccggagcTTATTTCAAGTGGCTGGAGATTgtagctcgctctctctctctctctctctctctctctctctcataaacaaagaaaatatttttaaaggaattataTTTTAtctagaatttctttctttttttaaatttctgagggtctcactataatgcaggctgacctggagttcactatatagtatcagtgtggccttgaagCGAGCCTCCTATTTTGGCCTCACAAGTAcaaggattaaagacatgtacctcTACTCCTAGATTACTTTCTCAACAATTTCTGTTTCTtcaacatattatatatttataacagCCAATATGTTGTCCAAAGCCCATGAAACAGTCGTGCAGACAGGATTATAAATAGCTTTctattaactcttttttttttccctgggtaCTGAATCACTCACATTAACATGATCCATGGACATGACATTCAAGCCTTgaacaaatggaagaaaatcccaTATGTCAAAGGACAGATGTTTATTAGTCAACAGGATTTGGTTTTAAGTAACAGAAATACTCATACATTAGCTGATACAACAAAAATGATTGCTGACTGCAAGAATAATGTATTTCAGTCAAGATCTGAGTAGCCAATTTTTAGCAGTGTGAAGTGAGATAACTCTTGGACCCCAAATTTCTTACCTACTTCCTTTTCTGTCTTATATATTTGTTTAGCACCATTGAATTacttttctctttattctcttaATCTTATTTTCCTTTGCTTCAAAGTGTTGAAAGATGTTCTCTTTTACTGGCAATGATCGGCTTCTAGGGGATAGGAGTCAGAATCTGTTCAGTTATACTATCAGTGATCACAGTTGCATTTTATAACAAGGCTTAAGTGCAGCTTATCAATACTTGTGTCAGGGAAAAAGTCTCAGAGAACAATGCAACTGGGAAAATATGACAAATTGaacaatatttgaaaataaaacccTTTTAGAAAATCCATTATCTCACTTTACGGAGCCACATAcccagccatttttttctttatttgtacttGCTATGGGAATAAGCAagtggtgatttaaaaaaaaaattccacaggaGAGAGAATTTCAAGACTGTCTTTTAAACTCTTCAGTATTGGGAACGTATTAATGGGATAATTTTGCTAACCAAGGAGTTCTCTCTCCTACTTTCCCAGAGGAGGTAATGACTTAGAATTGTGAGAAAGAGGTAATGAGAAACCAGGCAGCTAGGGAAGAAATAACATTTTACCTAAGAGAACAGATACTTTGGGAATAGGGGAAATGACATTTTCTTAAAGGTCAGTCTGCTAATAAAACATAGCAAAGGGGATATCAAATAGTTACCAGATACATCTCCATAGCAATTTGTTTCTGTCATATGATCACTTAACATAGTCATGGTTGTAACTTTTGTTTGTGGGGCTATTTTATGTGTAGCCCCCTGTCTTGAGGTTAAATTCAGACATTTTTTGATGACTATTGGATTCCCATACCTGAACTTAATGCCCACTTCCTACTCTAGGGAAGGGAGCAGGTATCATGGGCTCAAATTTCATGCTTGATTCttgtgtcttcagtaatagtaCTCTTTGCTGGGAAAACTTCCTAAAATTTCTACTTCATTTAAAGATTGGGGCTACTTATGGTGTAATGGCTATAGATCTCTTCCTTTAGTGTCAAACTCAGGAGTGCAACAGTAtacatgcgcatgtgtgtgtgtgtgttagtaatGGTTGAGTGGACAAAAACAACCTAGTCTAATGTCTGACGCATGAACAATTTTAAGCATAAGTTTTATAAGGAATTTTCACACGATATAATTTTGTTACTTTATGTGTTACAGGAGAGCTGAAGAAACCCAACAAGACAATTCCTAAATGTGTCTTTACAGCTCTTCCTCTGGTTACTGTGGTGTATTTACTTACCAACATTTCCTACATGACTGTTCTGACGCCGAGAGAAATTCTCTCTTCAGGTGTGTCCACAAATGGCAGATCAGTAAACAAAGTACAACCACCTCAGTACTGGTGACAAATCCCTTTGCCAGCAAAGATGGGTATTATACAGGAGTTAGTTCTTCACTATGAACAACAGAGTGCCAATAAGTCTAAGGTAGATTAAGAAATAAGCTCTTGCTTAAGTGTGGCTATAGATATTCTCATAATATGGAAAATATATGTGTAGTGCTGCTGGATGACACAGACCAGactgaatatcagcaatccctgTCATAAGTCCTCAGACTGAGAGTATATAGTTGGCCATTACCTCTGCTAACACTTTCAAAACACTTGATTCTCAGGACTCTACATGACTCTAAAAACAATACATCTCAAATGTAGGCTATCAGCAGTTGAAATAGTAAACTAATTTTCAAgtgataaatataattatattttaatataaaatactaTCATTGAATGGCATAAATAATTCAAATTTATGCTGGTAAAGAAACTTCAATATGCTAaggttattatttaaaattttaatcaaaatttGCAGAATATAGAATAAGAGACTATGTAAGGTATGATGGCATATACCTATAGCGCAGTacttaggaaactgaggccagaggaCTTTAAGTTTGAAGCTTGCCTGGACTGAATAGAAGAATGCTgtctaaaacaaaaatatctaataactaaaaatatatgtttaaaagaatAAGAGATTCAAAGAATCaaggaaatttttaaagaaatgaaatacatGGGAAAATGAAGGACTACTGATACCTTCATTGGGGAGTAACTTCATAATATTATTATTGTAAAATGTATAAACCCACAAGTTCCATTTCAAAGAATTTATTCTGAGAATTAATTAGTAAGAATTAAGAACATGACTTATTTGAAGtgttaataatatataatttactatgtccaagaaatagctcagttggcaaagtgcttgcttgcaagcttgaTGATATGAGTTCAATGCCAAGAGCCCTAGTAaatatgctaggcatggtggcaaacactttTAATACTACTACTTAGGAGGTACCAACATTATGATCACTGAGGTTTACAGACCTTCTAGTTTTGCCTAATTGGCAAACTATAGGCCAATTAGAGACCTTATTGCAGCAAAAGTGAACAGACCTAATGAAGGGCACTTTTGCAGTTTTCTTCACATTGCTGcacaacacctgaccagaagccacttgtaggaggaaagggtttgtctcAGGCCTACAAATCTGAGGGaacaccatcagtggtggaaagATATGGCTCCTTTCcacagatccaagtagagagacaccaccaacagccagtaTCAAAAAACAGCCAGCACCAAGACTAACCAGAACTAatactgctctccacacaccttagggctggacttaagtTCTACACCCAGTGACACATGTTTTCCCCATCTCGCCTCTACCCACTGGaggctcaagttgcaagctcacttttaataaaacatctgaatttatgtggctATAATTTCAAACCTTCACAGACATGTAAGGCTGTTCTCTGGCTCCACACATGtctacacatgtgcatccacatgtGTGTTCAccaattcacacacacataaaaaatatttaatttatagttAGGTTTATTGAATCATATTTTTAGAGGCAGAGACTTGCTATACAGCCCAGCCTTGCCTGGATCTATGattttcttgcctcagcctttggagtgctggcattacaggcattcATCATTAAGCACATCTTTAAAGCACATTTTCTATCAGCAAAACTGATAGTAGCTGACACTCTACCAATATATGAGGATATAATTTATGTTTATCTAACAGAATGCTGAGAATTAACTGAGTACTTGGATGCCTGTGATCAAGACACATtggaaataacaacaaaaaaacaaacccttaGCATTCACCATATACCAGTACACTCCATAGATGCACAGTATTACAGTcccacacatattcacacatgcaGTCATCATAGATGTTTATGTGATATTACTGTAGAAGTTTGGGGAAAGATGCAAACAAATGTTGCTATTAGTTACAGTTGGGACTTAAATGAGAAGGTGGATAGGAGAGGGGCATTTACCTTTTACCTT contains:
- the LOC101603679 gene encoding solute carrier family 7 member 13-like — translated: MDGDKKIQLKRELGYFWGTNFLIINIIGAGIFVSPKGVLEYSCMNVGISLCVWAACALLSMTSTLCFAEIGITFPCSGAHYYFIKRCFGPLIAFLRLWTSVFLIPGVIASQALLPAEYCTHPFYPSCTAPSLPKKCLALAMLWIVGILNRRGVKEVSGLQTMSTVLKISILSIISLSGVVMLVRGKENVERLQHAFDGELPDVSQITEAIFQGYLAFSGGESLTFIAGELKKPNKTIPKCVFTALPLVTVVYLLTNISYMTVLTPREILSSDAVAVTWTDRVFSQFTWIVPFAISASIFSNIIINVLESSRVTYLAGQQGQLPLLCGTLNTHSSPLIPVLLTVIIGSLAIVATRLIELINSLYFVVSIWTLLSMVGILKLRYQEPNLHRPYKVFLPFTFITIAITLCLVLIPLVKSPKLHYIYLLLFILSGWLFYIPLIYFKSKLVWFEKVTCYLQLLFNICIPDESEEQMFEVETSKHK